Proteins from a genomic interval of Lolium perenne isolate Kyuss_39 chromosome 1, Kyuss_2.0, whole genome shotgun sequence:
- the LOC127302066 gene encoding ABC transporter G family member 11, protein MKKGGAAGMAPQEAAAAVGQVKAELEDVGKAAGRAVAVASAPAMSPLSETLWREKAAVEFLGDVSARLAWRDLTVTVALGSGETQAVLEGLTGYAEPGTITALMGPSGSGKSTMLDALAGRLAANAFLSGTVLLNGRKANLSFGAAAYVTQDDNLIGTLTVRETISYSARLRLPDNMPMEEKRALVEGTIVEMGLQDCADTVIGNWHLRGVSGGEKRRVSIALEILMRPRLLFLDEPTSGLDSASAFFVTQTLRGLARDGRTVIASIHQPSSEVFELFDRLFLLSGGKTVYFGQASEACEFFAQAGFPCPPLRNPSDHFLRCINADFDKVKATLKGSMKMRFEKPDDPLERTTTSEAIRRLISYYQRSQYYFVARQKVDEMARVKGTVLDAGGSQASFGMQAFTLTKRSFVNMSRDFGYYWLRLIIYIVVTVCIGSIYLNVGTKYSSILARGACASFIFGFVTFMSIGGFPSFVEDMKVFQRERMNGHYGVLAFVISNTLSAMPFLILITFLSGTLCYFMVHLHPGFTHYIFFVLCLYASVTVVESLMMAIASIIPNFLMGIIIGAGIQGIFMLVSGYFRLPHDIPKPFWRYPMSYISFHYWALQGQYQNDLVGLVFDNQDDELPKIPGEYILENVFQIDVSRSKWLDLSVLFSMIIIYRLLFFVMIKVSEDVTPWVRGYIARRRVQHKRRAAELAMVRTPSLRGYVVDAAELPADHP, encoded by the exons ATGAAGAAGGGAGGGGCAGCGGGAATGGCGCCCcaggaagcggcggcggcggtggggcagGTGAAAGCGGAGCTGGAGGACGTGGGGAAGGCGGCGGGACGGGCGGTCGCGGTGGCGTCGGCGCCGGCGATGAGCCCGCTGAGCGAGACGCTGTGGCGGGAGAAGGCGGCGGTGGAGTTCCTCGGCGACGTGTCGGCGCGGCTCGCGTGGCGGGACCTCACGGTCACCGTGGCGCTCGGCAGCGGGGAGACGCAGGCCGTGCTGGAGGGGCTCACGGGGTACGCCGAGCCGGGCACCATCACCGCGCTCATGGGGCCCTCCGGCTCCGGCAAGTCCACGATGCTCGACGCCCTCGCGGGGCGCCTCGCCGCCAACGCCTTCCTCTCCGGCACCGTCCTCCTCAACGGCCGCAAGGCCAACCTCTCCTTCGGCGCCGCG GCCTATGTGACGCAAGATGACAACTTGATCGGCACACTGACGGTGAGGGAGACTATCTCATACTCGGCCCGCCTTCGCCTCCCTGACAACATGCCCATGGAAGAGAAGCGTGCCCTGGTCGAGGGCACCATTGTTGAGATGGGGCTCCAGGACTGCGCTGACACGGTCATCGGAAATTGGCACCTGAGGGGGGTCAGTGGTGGTGAGAAGAGGAGGGTCAGCATTGCCCTAGAGATACTGATGAGGCCTAGGCTGCTCTTCCTGGATGAGCCCACCAGTGGTCTTGACAG TGCTTCAGCTTTCTTCGTTACGCAGACGCTGCGTGGGCTGGCTAGGGACGGTCGAACTGTGATCGCTTCGATCCATCAGCCGAGCAGCGAGGTCTTCGAGCTTTTTGATCGACTGTTTCTCCTCTCAGGGGGCAAAACAGTGTACTTTGGGCAGGCTTCTGAGGCTTGTGAG TTCTTTGCCCAAGCAGGCTTCCCATGCCCACCTCTGCGCAATCCATCGGATCATTTCCTGCGCTGCATAAACGCAGACTTCGACAAGGTGAAGGCCACTCTGAAAGGATCTATGAAGATGAGA TTTGAGAAGCCTGACGATCCCCTCGAGCGAACCACAACTTCCGAGGCAATCAGAAGGCTAATCAGCTACTACCAGCGCTCGCAGTACTATTTCGTGGCACGGCAGAAAGTTGATGAGATGGCACGGGTT AAAGGAACGGTCCTGGATGCAGGGGGGAGCCAAGCAAGCTTTGGGATGCAGGCCTTCACGCTCACGAAGCGATCGTTCGTCAACATGTCAAGGGACTTTGGGTACTACTGGTTGAGGCTTATCATCTACATTGTTGTCACAGTCTGTATTGGGAGTATCTACCTCAACGTCGGCACCAAATACAGCTCCATCCTG GCACGGGGCGCATGCGCATCTTTCATCTTTGGCTTCGTCACGTTCATGTCCATCGGAGGGTTCCCGTCTTTCGTGGAAGACATGAAG GTGTTCCAGAGGGAGAGGATGAACGGGCACTACGGCGTGCTGGCGTTCGTGATCAGCAACACGCTGTCGGCGATGCCGTTCCTGATCCTCATCACGTTCCTGTCAGGGACGCTGTGCTACTTCATGGTGCACCTCCACCCGGGCTTCACCCACTACATCTTCTTCGTGCTGTGCCTCTACGCCAGCGTCACCGTCGTCGAGAGCCTGATGATGGCCATCGCCAGCATCATTCCCAACTTCCTCATGGGCATCATCATCGGCGCAGGGATACAG GGGATCTTCATGCTGGTATCAGGGTACTTCAGGCTCCCGCATGACATCCCAAAACCATTCTGGAGGTACCCCATGTCATACATCAGCTTCCACTACTGGGCACTTCAG GGGCAATACCAAAACGACCTGGTGGGGCTGGTGTTCGACAACCAGGACGACGAGCTGCCCAAGATCCCAGGGGAGTACATCCTGGAGAACGTGTTCCAGATCGACGTGAGCCGCTCCAAGTGGCTGGACCTCTCCGTGCTGTTCAGCATGATCATCATCTACCGCCTGCTcttcttcgtcatgatcaaggtCAGTGAGGACGTGACGCCGTGGGTGCGTGGATACATCGCCAGGAGGAGGGTGCAGCACAAGCGAAGAGCGGCGGAGCTCGCGATGGTCCGGACGCCGTCACTCCGCGGCTATGTAGTCGACGCGGCCGAACTACCGGCGGATCATCCGTGA